A portion of the Phycodurus eques isolate BA_2022a chromosome 3, UOR_Pequ_1.1, whole genome shotgun sequence genome contains these proteins:
- the tal2 gene encoding T-cell acute lymphocytic leukemia protein 2 → MTRKVFTNTRERWRQHNVNSAFSELRKLIPTHPPEKKLSKNEILRLAMRYIDFLARLLESQGGVCSGGGRVDHAPAALLTLLRGNMEQLRSPSRPWTLASDTEAPSSPGSSCSSSEPW, encoded by the coding sequence ATGACCAGGAAGGTGTTTACCAACACACGTGAGCGCTGGCGCCAGCACAACGTCAACAGCGCCTTCTCTGAGCTACGCAAGCTCATCCCCACGCACCCGCCCGAAAAGAAGCTCAGCAAGAATGAGATCCTGCGGCTGGCCATGCGCTACATCGACTTCCTGGCGCGCCTGCTGGAGAGCCAAGGCGGCGTCTGCAGCGGCGGGGGGCGAGTCGACCACGCCCCCGCCGCCCTACTCACGCTCCTGCGGGGCAACATGGAGCAGCTCCGCTCGCCCTCCCGCCCATGGACGCTGGCCAGCGACACCGAGGCCCCCTCCTCACCTGGGTCCAGCTGCAGCAGCTCGGAACCCTGGTAG